Genomic DNA from Choristoneura fumiferana chromosome 16, NRCan_CFum_1, whole genome shotgun sequence:
ccgggtcgatccccggtcggaatatttgtatgaagaatacGAGTGTTTGCTTTTAAgtcttaccccctgtttcaccgtccattgattaaatttatttgacagataaatgtgatgccgtctctgtatgttttgttcgaatagacggagacggcatcacatttatccgccaaataaaattaatcaatgggtggtgaaacagccccttaatctatttaagtatgtttatccgttgcctggtaccTACatgtaacacaagctttgcttagggGCTTTGTTtcagcatccattgattagtgttaactgccggttaaatgtgatgccgtctctatttttttttgtttgaatagacggagacggcatcacatttaaccgtcagttaacactaatcaatggatggtgaaacagccccttagacttcGGTTACATGCTCATTCTGACGTGAGGTCAGTCTATCATTCTAGTTTTCTGTCATTCACATCGAATtgacaaatattaaaaacatttgattttcaTCAGTCTTCACTGTCAGTCTGGAAGGGTTAAAGGTAATTCTGTCGTCATTCAGACCAGAATGATGGAgtgaactgacgccagaatgacCGAACCGACCAAACCGCGTGTAACCGAAgttttactttgggactaggtcaattggtgtcaaatgtcccgtggtatttatttacctgtctgtctgttccCTCTTCACACTTGAACCAGACTTTTTCATttgatttagatgaagtttAGTATGTTTACAGTTTGAGACCCTCGGATGGaggtaaaatagtttttattcggGAATATTGCATAATCCCGCAGGATAGTGACGAATTATTCGCAGGCGAAGTCACGGGCTCTAGCTGCAGTAGCattatacttactatttttttcagGCGAGTTCCTGGTAAACCCGGCATTCGACGAGCAGTTACAAACACTGCGCGGCGAACTGGACCAACTGCAGGCTTCAGCTGAGAAAGAGCTCAGCAAAGCTGCCCGCGACCTGGGGCTCGATGCCGGCAAAACTATCAAATTAGAGAGTAACCCACAAAATGGATACTGTCTTAGGTGTGTTAAACTGTGCGCGCTGTGacgccccggaacgcatatctTGAGATACATAcgtctattttcttttataagtCGCAATAGGCATTGAAACGTTGCAGAAAATGAaattcaaacaaataataattaattattgtattatttattaatggtGACATTGTGCTCgttctttttctttgtttcttcacttgaaatttggcacatggctgtatacttaattttattaaccccaataaatatataatcaaataaaaataaactttttcagaGTAACAATGAAAGAAGAACAATCACTCCGTGGCAATAAAAAGTACACCATCATAGACGCAGTGAAGGGAGGGGTGAGGTTTAAAACCAATACTCTCGCCAACCTTACTGACGACTACGTGACGACTAAGGCGACGTATGAGAAGGAACAAGACAAAGTCGTGGCTGAGATTGTCGGAATcgcctgtaatttttttttaatatcttaaaGCTGCTTTGAATTCTTAGCACATCTCGTGGCAGACTACATGCTtgtacagttgccatcagatgtttcggagcggccaaggtgatcaataATATCGAAACATGAGCTCTGATGCCTTGAGAATagaattaattttcttttacataaaactgaccgtgattgaccccattctcacctgatgtaaagtgcagatgaggccaaatgtGTATCTTACTGGTTCAGTAatagcctattcactctagccttgaagagccctatactcgagtccaaaattaggcgaactagattgacaactgaaaataggcataggaatatgttgatacaaatttgtcgatataaccttgtgtagacgcggaatgaaaatgtttgtcacttttggactttattttTATAGGCCTGAAAACGAAACTGAAAAAGACtaacaacaaatataataacgtaacaaaaatttcacaataacggAAATAGTTCCATGGATTAAGTCGAATGACATATATCAAATGTCAATAAAGCAAACTGTCGGATGGCGTCCTTCCCGATGTTTCAACATTTtgattgaagttttttttttatatcgatattacagcactgctgtaactgtggcaacatttgtgtgtaatgaactgtcaagtgTGTTCGCCTAAatctggactcgagtataggTTGTATTACACGACCTTAATATCAAATCCATAAAGTCGcgtatacataaatattttttcaacttGAGCCGTACCGATCTTTTTGTAGTTGAGAACAAGCTTTACATAGTTAGGATtaggtcatttttttttctcttggtGTTAATAgtcccatgacatttatttataaccttTATGATTCCAGCTGGTTATTCAGAGTGTCTCTTCTGCCTCTCTCACGTCCTGTCTCGCCTGGACGTGTTAGTTTCCTTCGCGGTTGCCGCTGCGACCGCCCCGCACCCGTACTGCCGGCCGGTCGTCACTGAGGATATCGACAACTTCGTGCTAAAGGACGTAAGACATCCCTGTCTTGAAGTGCAGGAAGGCGTGTCGTTTATACCGAACGATGTTGTTTTCAAAAGAGGTCAgtatcatacatacataatattataaaagcgaaagtaactctgtcggTCTGTCTTAACAGCGATTTTGATGCGCGAGATAGCgattggtatgaagatagtttgaaaccctgggaagaacataggatagtttgaTTCGATAGTCGCAGGaaaaactagtattataaatgcaataGTAACTGCCTGTTTATCTGTTATTTCATCACgcttagggtctccccacatctataaGCCGCTAGACAAAAGCTTTATGTTTAACTAAGCTAAAAAGACGTCGACGCGTCGGCACTTCCATGCCTTTTTAGCTCTTATTACGTGGACATAAAGGTTTTTTCTAGCGGCTTTtaccgattccgcgtcgatagatgtgggaaGACCCTTTACCGATTGCTGTACCGAATTAAAAGGAATTAAGTATGGAGATAATTTACTTTGAGATCCtcggaaggatataggatagttttttatcccggaaattttaTAGATTgtgcgggatagcaataaacaaattcttcgcagacgacatcgcgggcaacagctagtggaATATatgaaagagagagagaagCGAGTTACTGAAAAGATGACAATATGTTTCGCCGCGGACAAGAAAAAAAAGGCCAAGTGTGAGTCAGCTCGCgcactaagggttccgtttaaatttaaaagcaagCACAAAATTATTGAAGCGTTGCTGAATTTTTACAGTTACGTTTGAAATGTCAGATTACGCCATATTATACAACTAAGTCCAAACAATCAATTTGCGTCATCTGTAGTTTCATAATCTTAATCGATAATGTTATCTTATTTTATCACACATTCCTCTTCTTACGCCACGTGATTACGTAACATTCTTTATCCGACTGCCTCCAAAAAAGAGGAATATGTtgatgaaattttattaaaaatataccaaCTAGCAAAACAGTCTTATAAGAATTGTTTTACTGAGCCTGTAATCGTCTAACAGCAGAGTTACGGTTGTTGAAACACCAATATATCAGTACCTTCAAAAGCTAatttaaaaaacctttttttataacTGATTTTAATCAGAATTACGACGTAAAATGCTTGAATAAGGGTTGTGTGGTCACCAACCCAATAACTCGatctaataattcataaaaactTCGAATTTAAACTTTTACGCTGAATATTTTTCAACAATCATAAAAATTAATTTCGACTTATCTAATGGCATGAGTGGCAAACGGATACACAATTTTCGACCACCCTATTTTCTCCTACCCATTCCTGTCTCATAGCCTAACTGTGACATCAGTGCaggctttgtttacacaattttcGTGCCACCCTATATTCCTTACAGATTCCTGTCTCATGCATGTAGTAACAGGCGCCAATATGGGCGGCAAATCCACTTGGATGCGCTCATGCGGCGCGGCAGCCTTACTGGCCCACGCGGGCTGTTTAGTACCAGCGGCGAGTGCAACTGTACCGAGACTAAAGGCGCTATGCGCTAGGGTTGGCGCGGCCGATCGGGAGCAGAGAGGACAGAGCACTTTTATGCTGGAAATGATTGAGTCTGCTACTATTCTGAGAGTAAGTGTGCTATACTTATGATAGTAATGACAGTGTAGACGCCATTACAATAATTCTAAAATGCTATAGTCTATTTTTCAATTAGTCTATTttttaaaccaagatactaaaatgacttTTCATGTGTTACGTTTTATACATCTTATAAATAATGATGTGCCCACAACTAGTAATTACCGAAAAGTTTTGGTATGTACTtacctagtttattttatacgtataaaatgttaagatatgaacAGATCTGTGACGTACTAACACACGTAGGGCTTTTAGTACattctaaaaaaggtaaaatgggtttAACGAAAATGCCACCATTTAGGAGATATTTGGACTTCttgtagatgttgatgtttaagtttcaatgtGATTCTAAGAAAGACCTTCCTAAAAGCTCAATCTGCTCAATGCTTTTAGGCAGGTcaggttttatttttgtttccataaaatgttatgttttatcgattatttgcaattatgTCGAAAGCCGAAATCATGGAGCAGCACTATTCGTACtatgctggtcacattatttttacatttgacatttcatacagTCACTTTAGTatgttgtttaaaataaacacaGTATAGTGTCCTATCGATTATAATTAGTCCGTCAGCTAGATTATCAGGAAAACATAATTATGAGTCACAGACATAGCTGTTCTCCTCGCGTGGTGGCGAAGTAGTAAGGTAGCCAGTTTTGCTTTAAACCTACGGAAAGTGACGCTTGAtttgattaattatttactataaCGTAGTTTATGTAATtcattcctttgttttttttttcagacagcTACGCCAGATTCTTTAGTGCTTATTGATGAACTGGGCAGAGGCACATCGACATACGAGGGTTGCGGAATCGCCTGGGCTATAGCAGAGTAAGTTAACTTCGAGTCTATGTACCGCCGAGGAATTTAAATCATATACCAGGATATTATGGggccttttcataatcaattttgctGTTTTCTTTTGCCAATGTataggatgtcaacatgacattagtagcacaaaggttccaccctggt
This window encodes:
- the LOC141436173 gene encoding DNA mismatch repair protein Msh2-like; translated protein: SFCKLTSSLLAQWLRQPLRDINLINERLDVVELLVDNSQLRLQLHDDHLRRIPDLRALARRLTRKKANLHDCYRIYQAINRLPPLLQCLAEANNATVHSSIAEPISELNDDLIKFQQMIESTVDMEAVDKGEFLVNPAFDEQLQTLRGELDQLQASAEKELSKAARDLGLDAGKTIKLESNPQNGYCLRVTMKEEQSLRGNKKYTIIDAVKGGVRFKTNTLANLTDDYVTTKATYEKEQDKVVAEIVGIASGYSECLFCLSHVLSRLDVLVSFAVAAATAPHPYCRPVVTEDIDNFVLKDVRHPCLEVQEGVSFIPNDVVFKRDSCLMHVVTGANMGGKSTWMRSCGAAALLAHAGCLVPAASATVPRLKALCARVGAADREQRGQSTFMLEMIESATILRTATPDSLVLIDELGRGTSTYEGCGIAWAIAEELATKCKCFCLFATHYHELTRLPSLHPGVIVNSHAEASVVDQQLLLLHKIAPGPATHSLGLHVAKLADLPESIIEYAEAKQAQLETNLFETDNSNDQESSAGQELILEFLRKCKNIEASHTSDEELFKEIKVLKKNLLQQDNKYLQSLMIGCDK